In Citrus sinensis cultivar Valencia sweet orange chromosome 4, DVS_A1.0, whole genome shotgun sequence, one DNA window encodes the following:
- the LOC102626910 gene encoding beta-glucosidase 40, with protein sequence MVFKSGIANLVVSLLLVAFGIQTCSSQINRASFPKGFVFGTASSAFQYEGAVKEDGRGPTVWDTFSHTFGKILDNSNADVAVDQYHRYPEDVQLMKDMGMDAYRFSIAWSRIFPNGTGQINQAGVDHYNKLIDALLAKGIEPYVTLYHWDLPQALDDKYKGWLDRQIINDFATYAETCFQKFGDRVKHWITFNEPHTFTIQGYDVGLQAPGRCSILLHLFCRAGNSATEPYIVAHNALLTHAKVADIYRKKYKAKQGGSLGIAFDVIWYESASNSTEDAEATQRAQDFQLGWFLDPLMFGDYPSSMRNRVGSRLPRFTSSEAALLKGSLDFVGINHYTTFYAQRNATNLIGVVLNDSLADAGALTIPFKNGKPIADRANSIWLYIVPRGMRSLMNYIKQKYRNPTVIITENGMDDPNNRFTPTKEALKDDKRIKYHNDYLTNLLAAIKEDGCNVKGYFVWSLLDNWEWAAGYTSRFGLYFVDYKDNQKRYPKNSVQWFKNFLNSTK encoded by the exons ATGGTGTTTAAAAGCGGCATTGCTAATTTGGTCGTATCACTACTACTGGTTGCGTTTGGGATCCAGACTTGCTCTTCACAAATTAACAGAGCTAGCTTCCCAAAGGGTTTTGTTTTTGGGACTGCATCCTCTGCTTTCCAG tATGAAGGAGCAGTGAAAGAGGATGGAAGGGGACCGACTGTCTGGGACACATTTTCACATACTTTTG GTAAGATACTGGATAATAGTAATGCTGATGTTGCCGTGGATCAGTACCACCGCTACCCT GAAGATGTACAACTTATGAAGGACATGGGCATGGATGCTTACCGGTTTTCTATTGCTTGGTCTCGGATTTTCCCCA ATGGAACGGGGCAAATAAATCAGGCAGGTGTTGATCATTACAACAAACTCATTGATGCTTTACTTGCTAAAG GAATTGAACCATATGTGACTCTTTATCACTGGGACCTACCTCAAGCCTTGGATGACAAATACAAAGGATGGCTTGACCGCCAAATCAT CAATGACTTTGCTACATATGCCGAGACATGCTTCCAGAAATTTGGTGACAGGGTGAAGCACTGGATTACATTCAATGAGCCACATACATTTACCATACAAGGCTATGATGTGGGGCTGCAGGCACCTGGAAGGTGCTCAATCCTTCTTCATCTATTCTGCAGGGCTGGGAACTCTGCTACTGAGCCCTACATTGTCGCCCACAACGCTCTCCTTACTCATGCAAAAGTGGCAGATATAtacagaaaaaaatacaag GCAAAACAGGGTGGATCACTTGGGATAGCGTTTGATGTTATTTGGTATGAATCTGCATCAAACTCCACAGAAGACGCTGAAGCAACTCAAAGAGCCCAAGATTTCCAACTTGGCTG GTTTCTAGACCCTTTGATGTTTGGAGATTATCCAAGTTCAATGAGGAATAGAGTAGGAAGCCGGCTGCCAAGATTCACCAGCTCTGAGGCTGCTCTCCTCAAGGGATCTTTGGATTTCGTGGGAATCAATCACTACACTACTTTCTATGCTCAACGTAATGCAACTAATTTAATCGGGGTTGTGCTTAATGACTCCCTTGCAGATGCTGGCGCCCTTACCATCC CATTCAAAAATGGGAAACCTATTGCAGACAGG GCAAATTCAATATGGCTGTACATAGTGCCTCGTGGAATGAGAAGCTTAATGAATTACATCAAGCAGAAGTATAGGAACCCCACTGTCATTATCACTGAAAATG GGATGGATGATCCAAATAATCGATTCACCCCAACTAAAGAAGCTCTGAAGGATgataaaagaatcaaatacCATAACGACTATTTAACAAACTTGCTAGCTGCAATCAA GGAAGATGGATGCAATGTGAAAGGGTATTTTGTATGGTCATTATTGGATAACTGGGAGTGGGCAGCTGGTTACACTTCAAGATTCGGTCTATATTTTGTGGATTATAAGGACAATCAGAAGAGATACCCTAAGAACTCTGTTCAGTGGTTCAAGAACTTcctaaattcaacaaaatga
- the LOC102625836 gene encoding expansin-A23-like, whose amino-acid sequence MAGREGSILLLMAMALNLFSSASTLTEWSPAHATFYGDMAGNETMYGACGYGDLFKQGYGLETTALSTALFNNGRTCGACYQIVCYNSKWCLKGAGAIGVTATNFCPPNYSKPHENWCNPPLKHFDLSQPMFRKIAEYKGGFVPVLYRRVSCVKSGGVMFEMHGNPYWILVLVYNVGGAGEVIDVKIKGSSTGWIQMSRNWGQNWQTSAQLLGQSLSFQVTTSDGKMVQFDDVAPPHWQFGDVFEGKQNF is encoded by the exons ATGGCCGGCCGTGAGGGGtctattcttttattaatggCTATGGCGCTGAACCTCTTTAGCTCAGCTTCAACGTTAACTGAGTGGAGTCCCGCACATGCAACGTTTTACGGTGACATGGCTGGCAATGAAACAATGT ACGGAGCTTGTGGCTACGGAGACCTATTTAAACAAGGGTATGGCCTCGAGACAACAGCTTTAAGCACAGCTCTTTTCAACAATGGCCGAACTTGCGGCGCCTGTTATCAAATCGTGTGCTATAACTCCAAATGGTGCCTGAAGGGGGCGGGTGCTATTGGCGTAACTGCGACAAATTTTTGCCCTCCGAATTACAGCAAACCCCATGAAAATTGGTGCAATCCTCCCCTGAAACACTTTGATTTGTCACAACCCATGTTCCGAAAAATTGCAGAGTACAAAGGTGGCTTTGTCCCTGTCTTGTACCGAAGAGTGTCTTGCGTTAAATCTGGAGGGGTTATGTTTGAAATGCATGGGAATCCTTATTGGATACTTGTTTTAGTGTACAATGTTGGGGGTGCTGGTGAGGTGATTGATGTGAAGATTAAAGGATCAAGCACGGGTTGGATACAAATGTCGCGAAACTGGGGCCAGAACTGGCAAACTTCTGCACAATTACTAGGGCAAAGCTTGTCATTTCAAGTCACTACCAGTGATGGCAAAATGGTTCAATTTGATGATGTTGCACCGCCGCATTGGCAATTTGGTGATGTGTTTGAGGGCAAACAGAATTTTTAA
- the LOC102626620 gene encoding NAC domain-containing protein 45-like: protein MSSSLPPASSSSNKILELEEQRSSALKSFNSKNRGRIDFEDGYVPVGIRFFPRDHQVIQPYLLSKILGTKHTPLYPIKDMDLSTFDPNDVVFDERCRANETYFYAWLVNKRGKGMVQRVVTKRGYWEADGVDVPVYSDREMKVMVGFKKNWTFYLGTEPEGQKSAWSMTEYRVNPRLIPADQMNDDVKTRIVSYAVCKITKA, encoded by the exons ATgtcttcttctcttcctccTGCTTCGTCTTCgtctaataaaatattagaattagAAGAACAAAGATCAAGTGCGTTgaaatcttttaattcaaaaaatcgGGGACGTATTGATTTTGAAGATGGATATGTGCCGGTAGGGATTCGTTTCTTTCCGCGTGATCATCAAGTAATTCAGCCTTATCTTCTAAGCAAGATCTTGGGCACTAAGCATACTCCGCTGTATCCCATTAAAGACATGGATTTGTCTACGTTTGATCCTAACGACGTCGTATTCG ACGAGAGGTGCAGGGCAAATGAGACTTATTTTTATGCGTGGTTAGTTAATAAACGTGGAAAGGGAATGGTGCAGAGGGTGGTTACGAAGCGCGGGTACTGGGAGGCTGATGGTGTCGATGTGCCTGTATATTCTGACAGGGAAATGAAAGTGATGGTGGGGTTTAAGAAAAATTGGACTTTTTATTTGGGGACAGAGCCCGAAGGGCAAAAGAGCGCCTGGTCTATGACCGAGTACAGAGTCAATCCCCGTTTAATTCCTGCGGATCAAATGAATGACGATGTCAAGACCAGAATTGTGAGTTACGCTGTAtgcaaaataacaaaagcCTAA
- the LOC107177684 gene encoding NAC domain-containing protein 2-like has product MALLDIVSYSQQTSGATSNNNLLAYSISGGRGSNQDDEEYNLPLGYRFSPRGNELITHYLIKKISGQQLPANIIREIDLYAFDPHQLPISEFKYGKPDEAYFFTRPGKRRRTSSGYWKPTGRDLPILSGKAIVGFKRILIFYEGKAPRGIKTPWVVHEFRVNPLYFSAIRRNKLDEDVNAKVESYIVCKIRYKRQRQSDKCGTSSKTQKANQSAAESPLKETV; this is encoded by the exons ATGGCTTTGCTAGACATTGTCTCCTACTCGCAGCAAACTTCAGGCGCCACTAGTAACAATAATTTGTTAGCGTATTCAATTTCAGGGGGTCGCGGAAGTAACCAAGATGATGAAGAGTATAATTTACCTTTGGGATATCGGTTTTCACCGCGTGGTAACGAGCTAATTACCCATTACCTTATTAAGAAGATATCTGGCCAACAGCTTCCTGCCAATATCATTAGAGAAATTGATTTGTATGCTTTTGATCCCCATCAACTTCCAATCA GTGAATTCAAGTATGGGAAACCAGATGAGGCGTATTTCTTCACCCGACCAGGAAAGCGGAGACGGACAAGTAGTGGTTACTGGAAGCCTACTGGTCGAGATTTGCCAATCCTGAGTGGGAAAGCGATTGTTGGATTCAAGAGAATTTTGATCTTCTACGAGGGAAAGGCGCCTAGAGGGATCAAGACTCCCTGGGTCGTGCATGAATTTAGAGTAAATCCCTTGTATTTTTCGGCTATCAGAAGAAACAAGCTGGATGAAGACGTGAATGCCAAG gTAGAGAGTTATATCGTATGCAAAATTCGGTACAAACGACAGAGACAAAGCGATAAATGCGGCACAAGTTCAAAAACACAGAAAGCAAATCAGTCAGCAGCAGAATCCCCTCTGAAGGAGACTGTGTAG